The following proteins are encoded in a genomic region of Periophthalmus magnuspinnatus isolate fPerMag1 chromosome 10, fPerMag1.2.pri, whole genome shotgun sequence:
- the LOC117377645 gene encoding LOW QUALITY PROTEIN: protein phosphatase 1 regulatory subunit 15B-like (The sequence of the model RefSeq protein was modified relative to this genomic sequence to represent the inferred CDS: deleted 2 bases in 1 codon): MWRTVTGERTRRQSGTSVSSPPGPELTSPGFLTHDSPLLGLLSAVSRPAVSFLQRYLPGRPVKRDFLEPDRELLRRFDDILSPPPPQQLHSLPWFNLSELAIQSPEDMSPQTGFLGSGPAVENHVLMPGPGSVSKTWWGGLWSDAEEEQVRCSSVTLCTENRTVTFIQERSEISSTSTDKGAFSSGLPSLPRLALFQNLGVRGDISVLTPDQDHGYSSLEEEQQLVAKARLQSALPGMGSAEEPRDEPEPRETEEELPVLKCENKTIAFIMGCPCSDDSGSDSSEEEEEEEEDEDDDDDGFDSVCSSEVSGSEEDDEEFDSETERLWSTLCQSDDPYNPRNFTAKLGSAPRPIPRTGLGPKEDESSPGSCASSLASSASSSPFASSSSWDEASDAEEQNLKLLSSFCSSDPYSPLNFQAPIRTKARAGTKPGPRRNLRSRESKRFLSVPRAAHKATIKKKVQFCLEVQVYSVGLEERRGQWEELARDRARFLKRCRDVEQVLCPCLQPEHRRRVCQRISQSEARAESEGHTSQPESVRARGEGHGPFTEIELSL, encoded by the exons ATGTGGAGAACTGTAACCGGAGAGAGAACCCGGAGGCAGAGCGGGACCAGCGTGTCCTCTCCGCCCGGACCCGAGCTCACGTCTCCCGGCTTCCTCACACACGATAGTCCGCTGCTCGGCCTGCTGTCCGCGGTGTCCAGGCCCGCCGTGTCCTTCCTCCAGCGGTATCTGCCCGGGCGCCCGGTCAAACGGGACTTTCTGGAGCCGGACCGAGAGCTCCTGAGGCGGTTTGACGACATCCTgtcgccgccgccgccgcagcAGCTCCACTCTTTGCCGTGGTTTAACCTGAGCGAGCTCGCCATCCAGAGTCCGGAGGACATGAGCCCTCAGACCGGTTTCCTCGGATCTGGCCCAGCTGTGGAGAACCATGTCCTGATGCCTGGTCCCGGGAGCGTTTCTAAAACCTGGTGGGGCGGTTTATGGAGTGAcgcggaggaggagcaggtccgATGCTCCAGTGTGACTTTGTGCACAGAGAACCGGACCGTGACGTTTATCCAGGAGCGCAGCGAAATATCCAGTACCTCCACGGACAAAGGGGCATTCAGCTCCGGCCTCCCGAGCCTCCCGCGCTTGGCACTCTTCCAAAACCTCGGGGTACGCGGGGACATCTCCGTGCTTACGCCGGACCAGGATCACGGATACTCTAGTCtcgaggaggagcagcagctggtGGCCAAGGCCCGGCTCCAAAGCGCGCTGCCGGGGATGGGGAGTGCGGAGGAGCCTAGGGACGAACCGGAGCCGAGGGAGACTGAGGAAGAGCTACCAGTGCTTAAGTGTGAGAACAAGACTATCGCGTTTATTATGGGATGTCCGTGCAGCGATGACAGCGGTTCCGAcagcagtgaggaggaggaggaggaggaggaggacgaggatgatgatgatgatggctttgacagtgtttgctctTCTGAGGTCTCAGGCTCAGAGGAGGATGATGAAGAGTTTGATTCTGAAACTGAGCGACTATGGAGCACTCTGTGCCAAAGTGATGACCCCTACAATCCCCGAAACTTCACTGCTAAACTGGGATCTGCCCCAAGACCCATCCCCAGAACAGGACTAGGGCCAAAGGAAGATGAGTCCAGCCCTGGGTCCTGTGCCTCCTCTCTggcctcctctgcatcctcctccccctttgcctcctcttcctcctgggATGAAGCCAGTGATGCAGAAGAGCAGAACCTgaagctgctgagctccttttGCTCTTCAGACCCTTACAGTCCTCTGAACTTCCAGGCcccaatcaggactaaagctagagcagggactaaaccaggaccaaga cgAAATCTGAGGAGCAGAGAATCCAAAAGATTTCTGAGTGTTCCCAGAGCAGCACACAAAGCAACCATCAAGAAGAAG GTGCAGTTCTGCTTGGAAGTGCAGGTGTACTCTGTGGGCTTAGAGGAGCGCCGCGGGCAGTGGGAGGAGCTCGCACGAGACCGAGCAAGATTCCTCAAACGCTGCAGAGATGTAGAACAAGTCCTGTGCCCCTGTCTGCAGCCAGAGCACCGGAGGAGGGTCTGCCAgaggatcagccaatcagaggccagagcagagtcagagggcCACACAAGCCAACCAGAGTCTGTCAGAGCGAGAGGAGAAGGGCACGGGCCATTCACAGAAATTGAGCTTAGCCTGTGA